The genomic segment CTTTGCAAAAAAAACAAAATTAAACCAAGTTTAGCTATATCTCCTAATACGCCGGTTGAAGAAGTTAATCCTTATTTAAAAAAAATTGAAAATATTTTAGTGATGAGCGTTCATCCTGGTTTTGGTGGACAGGCATTTTTAGAATCATGTATAAATAAAATAGAATATTTAAAAAAAATAAGAAAAGAAAAAAATCTTGACTACACAATTGAAGTTGATGGAGGAATTAACGAAACTACTTGTAAAATTGTTTCTAAAGCAGGAGCTGACATTGTGGTTGCAGGTAGTTATTTATTCGAATCAAGTAACTTTGAAATTAGTTTGGAAAAATTAAATGATTAAAAGAGTGCTCATAGTTTGTTCAGAATCGAATATTAATTTAAACATGTTTAATAATCATAATAATTTTATTATTGGTGTTGAAAGAGGATGTTTAGATTTAATATCTAAAAAAATAAAAATAGATTTAGCTATTTCAGATTTTGATAGAGTTTTGCCAGCAGAATTAGCAATAATTAAAGATTATGCAATTAAAATTGATGTTCAAAATTGCGAAAAGGACTATTTGGATGGAGAACTTGCAATTTTAAAAGCAAAGGAAATGTACCCTAATGCACCAATTGTGTTTATTAGTAAACAAACCAAAAGATATGACATGTCATTGTCAGCTATAAACTTAGTTAAGAACTATGACATAAAATTCGTTAATGATGAAACTTTAATCCAAAAATTACCTAAAGGCATTAATGAGTTGAGTTTTAGTAATTTTGAAATTTATACTTACATTAGTTTTTTTGCAATTAGTCACACCAAAATTTCAATTAAAAATATGAAATATAATGTAAAGGATTTTGAATTTAATAGTTTTGATAATAAATGTATATCAAATGCGTTAATAATTAACCAAAACCCAATTATATCAACTAGTAAAGAAATAATAGTTATAGCGAGTAAATAAAAAATCACAAATTTGTGATTTTTTATTTTTTTGAACTTATGAGTTTATATCTTTTTTTAGCAGCCCTTAATTTTAATTCTGCTTTTTTTAACCTAATTTTTGAGCTTTTAATTTTTTCTTTTAAAGCTACTCTTTCATTAGAATTTTTATTTTTTTTATGTTCTTGTATTCTTTGTTCTAATTCTAAAATGGCAACATTTTTTTCAGCTTTGGCAAGCTTTAATTCGCTTGTTGTTCTTTCAACCATTTCTTTAGAATTAAAAAAACTAGTGTAGTCAATTGTCATTAGTTCTTGTGTTTGTTCGTCTTCATTAGCAAATATTCTGACAATTAATTTAAATTCTCTTGCAAGTTTTTTAGCTTCATTAACTGCATCTTCTTGAGTTATAAAACTTCCTAATTCATCATATATAACAATAACTTCTGAAACAGTTTTATTTATTTTCCATGGCATATATTAAAACCTCTTATTATTTATAATTTTAGCATATTTAAAAAAATAAAAACCGATATAAATCGGTTGATGTTTTAATTGGTGCCCTCTATCGGGGTCGAACCGATACGAGTTTCCTCGTCAGATTTTGAATCTGATGCGTCTGCCTATTCCGCCAAGAGGGCATAAACAAATTATAATACTTTTTTGATAAAATTATATTAAAGGAGCGAAATATGAATAAAAATTTTTTATTGTTACATTTATTTAATTATATTGCACTTATTTGCTGATGTTTTTTGTTAATAATTTTGCTGATAGTTGTAAAAAGTCCATATATATACTCACTAATAATTTTTATTATTTTATCATTAATCTCGTTTGTTGTTTTTTATTCAATTGATTATAAAAAAAAGAACTTTAACTTTATAACTTTGATTTTATTTGCAAATTCTTTAAATTTAATTGGTTTGTGAGTATCATTTATTTTGATAAAAAAAACTTCATTAGGTTTAAAAGAAAATAACGATCATTTAAAGGCTTCTTGAGAATTGAAAAAAATTGATCTATCAACAAACGAAGAAATCACAAAGGAACTAAGAGAATTATATGATGACTATTCTTTGTATGTTTATAAAAAAGTTAAAAATAGCTCTACTTATGAAACTAATACACATAAGATTTATGAAAAAGCTGAAAAAGCTTTATTAGATAATATATTCATAATTGATTACTTAAAAACTAATAGATTATACTCAATTGGACAAATAAAACAAGCATCAAAAGAAGAGCTGAAAATAGCTTTAAAACAAGTTTGAAAAAAAACTTAATAAAAAAACATCGAGAAGATGTTTTCTATTCAACGATTAAGTTTTGTTTTTTTAATGTTCTTAATGTTCTGGCTGAAACTTTAATTGTAAATAATTGACCATTTTCATCCATAACTTTAACTTTTTGTAAATTTAAATTTCATTTTCTTTTAGTTGCATTTAAGGCGTGTGATCTAGAATTTCCAGATAAAGGACCTTTTCCTGTTAACATATCTTTTCTTGCCATTGTATTCACCCCTGCTCTTTTTGTAAATAGATATACTAAAAAATGATACTAAAAAATAAACCAAAAAACAACAATTATTAACATTTTATTAAATTTCTTAATTCATTTTTGGTAAAATATATAAAGCGAAAGTTAGGTGATGTTCATGAATAGCATAGATGAATCTGTTATGAAAGTAATAAAAGATGCTATTGTTACTGTTCCTGGAGTAGTTTCATTTTCTAACTTTAATGCAGATAGCAGAGATGAACTACCAACTAGTGAAATTGAAAAAGCTATTGAATTTACAAATACAGATAATATAAATCGATTTAGAATACATGTGATTATATTGTCTGGCGTTAATATTAGGGATGTTTTAAAAGAAATTCAAATTAGAGTAAAATACGAATTAGAAAAAATGTCTAAATTCACAGTTAAATATATGGCTGATATCGTTGTTGACGATTTAGCATAAAACATAAAGAGACAGAGAGAGAAAAAATGAAGAATTTAACAATATTAATAGACTCAATTACAAGTGCGGTTAATAATTTATATAACAACTACCCTTACATCGATAAATTAAATGTATTCCCTGTACCTGATGGCGACACTGGGACTAATATGAACTTAACAACAACAAATGCTTATAAAGATGTTAAAGACATTGATTTTAAAAGTGTTGGAGATTTTTTAAATTCATTTTCAAGAGGTTTAATTATGGGGGCCAGAGGTAACTCTGGTGTAATATTTTCTCAAATAATTAAGGGTTTAGCAAAAGGAATGCAAAGTTCAACAGAACTTTCCACACATGAATGAAAAAAAGGCTTTGCTGAAGCTAAAAATATTGCTTATAAAGCAGTTATGAAACCAGTTGAAGGAACAATACTAACTGTTATAAGAGAAATTGCAGATCAAATTCAATCAGTAGATGACTCTGTTGATTTAAAAGCTTTATGAAAAAAAATTATAACAATAGGTAATGAAGCTTTAGAAAATACCCCAAATTTATTGCAAGCATTAAAAGATGTCGGAGTTGTTGATTCTGGAGCTTATGGTTTAATGAAATTTTTTGAAGGAATGAATTCAGTATTTCAAAAAAATGAAATTATTTCAAAAACTGATAAACTTGAGTTAAATGAAGGTGGAAATATCGAAATGGATATTGAGACTGAATTTGGTTATTGTACTGAGGGTATTGTAATGCTTAATGAAAATTGGATTTCTAAATTGGAAGTTAGTGCAATTAGAGATCAGCTTCAAATTTATGGAAACACATCAATAGTTGTAGTTATTGATGAAGACATTTTAAAAGTTCATACACATGCTTTAAGTCCAGGTCAAATATTAATGTTTTTACAACAGTATGGTGATTTTAAAACTATTAAAGTTGAAAACATGAATTTGCAAGCTGATAAACAAGTTAAATCTTCTGATGATAGACAATGAGAAGAAAAAACAACTGTAGTTTCAGAAAGAAAATTAGTAAATGAAGTTGCAACAATTGCTGTTGTACCATCAGAAGAAATGAAAAAGTATTTTGAAAAAGAATTGGGAATTGACATTGCTATTAATGGTGGTTCAAAAATGAATCCTTCAACAAACGACTTTTTAAAAGCCATTGAAGAAGTAGATGCTAAAACCGTTTTCTTAATGCCTAATAATGGAAATGTTCTACTGACTGCTAAGCAAGCAGAAAAAGAAGAGTTAAAGTCTAAAGTTGTTGTTGTTCCAACAAAAACAATTCAGCAAGGTATGGTTTCGTCAATATCATTTGATCCTTCTAATACAGTTGTAAAAATAACAAAAGCCTTAACTGCTGCAATTAAAAACGTTATATCATTTCAAATTTCTCAAGCTGCAAAAGATTCAGTTGTTAACGGAATAACTGTCAAAAAAGATCAACAAATGGCAATTGTAGATGGTAAAATTGTTGGGACAACTTCTGAAATCTCATCAGTTTTTGAAAAACACTTATCAAGATATATAACTTCTAAAACAGAAATGATAACTATTTTTGTAGGTCAAGATGCTTCTTCAAAAAATGTTAGTCAATTAAGAAAATTTTTAGATGAAAATTGTGATGTTGAATACGAAATCATCGAGGGTGGTCAAAAAGTTTATAGTTTTATAATTGCTATAGAATAATTAAAACACCTATTTTAAGATAGGTGTTTTATATTTATAAAATAAAGTAAAGGGAAAAATTATGTACAAAATAGGTTATGATGTCATGGGAAGTGACAATGGTGTTGAAGTTGCTATTCAAGCAGCAAGTGAATTTATAAAAACTAGAAAAGAACTTTTTTTAGTTTTTGTTGGAAATGAAGAAGAAATAAAATCAGCGCTAGCAAAGTATAAAATAGATTCAAATAGATTTTCTATATATCCTACCACAGAATTTATTGATATGCGTGGTTCAATAATGGATATCAGAAGAAAAAGAAATTCTTCAATGGTTAAAGTTTTGGAATTACTTAAAGCAAAGGAAATTGATGCAATGATTACAGCTGGAAACTCTGCAGCCTTTATAGCTGGTTCTCATTTTATTTTAGGTGAAATTGAAGGCATAAAAAGAGCTGGATTTATGCCCACTATCCCAACTGCAATAAAAAATAAAGTTACTTTATTATTAGATGTTGGCGCTAATATGGAATGTGATGAAGAAGATTTATTAGGTTTTGCTAAAATGGCAACTGTTTATTCTCAAGAAGTGTTAAAAGTTTCAAACCCTCAAACAACATTACTTAATATTGGTGTCGAAGAAACAAAAGGTACTTTACTTCAAAAAGAAGCATTTAAAGCTTTATCTGCTGATCCTTTTATAAACTTTTTAGGAAACATGGAAGCAAGAGAAATCCTTTCAGGTCAAGTTGATATTATTATAACAGATGGTTATACAGGAAACATGGCCCTAAAATCATTAGAAGGTGCTTCTAAAATATTGATGAACGAAATAAAAAAAGAGTTAACGTCATCTTTTATTAAAAAAATCAAGGCTTTAACTTTAAAAAAATCTTTTAAAGCTGTTGGTGAAAAATTTGATTATAAAAATCATTCAGGAGCATTGTTGATAGGTGCTGATGGTATAGCCTTCAAAACTCATGGTTCAAGTGATGTGAAATCTTGAAAAGGAACTTTAAGAATGACTTGTGATGCTGTTGAAAATGATGTTTTAAATAAAATAAAAAGAAAAGCTGGTAATTTTTAATGAAAAATTTTTTTAAAAATTTTGGAATTATAATTAATAATGAAGAGTTATTTATAACAGCTTTAACGCACAATTCTTATTCTAATGAAAAACATTTGAATTACACATATCAAAGGTTAGAATTTCTTGGAGACGCAGTACTACAATTATATGTTTCAAAATACTTATACTTAAATTTAAAACAGTTTAAAGAAGGAAAATTAACTAAAACTAGATCTGACTTAGTTAGGCAAGAAACACTCGCTGAAATTTCAAAAAAAATTGGATTAGGTAGAATGATTCGATTAGGGCAAGGTGAATTAAAATCTAAAGGTTATGAAAAATCTTCTATTTTAGCAGATGTATTTGAATCAGTAACAGCAGCAATATTTTTAGATCAGTCAGAAGAAGTATTAGAAAAATGACTTTTTGACACAATGATTGAGTTTTTAAAAAATAATAATATTGACTCTATGACTCATGATTATAAATCTGAGCTACAAGAAATAATTCAAGCAGAAATAAGAAGCGATTTAGAATATAAAATAGAATCTAGTAAAGCAATTGAGCAAGATAATAAAATTGAATACACAGTTAGTGTTAATCTTGACGGGATTAGATATGGTATAGGTAAAGGTTTTTCTAAACAAGAAGCCTCACAGAATGCAGCAAAAGACTGTTTGTTAAAATTGATTAAAACAAGTAAAAATAAATTATAATTAAAAAAGAATTAAAAAGGAGTATTAATGTTATTTTTAAAACAAATAAGAGCTACTGGTTTTAAATCGTTTGCAGATACAACTATTTTAAATTTCACAAAAGAAATGATAGGTGTTGTTGGACCTAATGGGTCAGGTAAGTCAAACATTACTGATTCAATTAGATGAGCTCTTGGTGAGCAATCTAATAAGTCTTTGCGTGGTTCAAATATGGACGATATTGTATTTTCTGGTAGTGTTGGTCGACCAGCTGCTGAATATGCAGAAGTAACTTTGGTTTTTGATAACCAAAGAGATATTTTTTCAACTCTTTCAACAGACATAGTTGAAATAACAAGAAAATTCTCTAAAAAAAATAGAGAAAGTGAATTTTATATTAATGGTGTTAAATGTAAACTAAGAGATATACAAGATATTGCATTAGAAACTGGTTTGACAAAATCATCAATAGCAATTATTTCTCAAGGAACAATTTCTAGATTTGCAGAAGCAAAACCTGATGTAAGAAGAGAAATTTTTGATGAAGCAGCTGGAGTTGCTAAATATAAGAAAAGAAAATTAGAAACTCAAAGAAAACTTGAAAAAGCTAGTGACAATCTTTTGAGAATAAAAGATATATCAGATGAAATAGGCCGTAGACTTCCAACTTTAAAAAAGAAAGCTGAAAAAGCTGAAAAATATAAACACTTAGCTGAAGAATTACAAAACATTGAGCTTGCTGTTTTAGCAAAAGATGCTTTAACTTATGAAGTTGAACTTGAAAAATTAAGAACTGCAAAAAGAAGTTTAGAAATTAAAACGGAAAAATTGGCTAATGAAATTAATTTATCTCAAGATGAATTAGACGTTATGCTATCAAAATCTTCATCAACTGATATTGAAATAAATGAACTTAATAGTTCATTCCAAAAGATTGTTGAAAGAGTAGCTAGTCTTAAAACACAAAAACAAAAAGTTGATTCAAAAGAGTCAGAAAAACATTCTGAAGCAAATATTGATGAAATTAAAGCAATCAATCTTAAAAAAGAATATGATGAAAAAACTATTTCGTTACATAGCGAAAAGGATTTGGTTGCTTCTTTTGAAGCGCAAGAAAAAGAAGCTAAAAGAGAATATGATCAAATCAGTGATTCTTTTGAAAGAATACATTTAAAAAGACAAGAAATTGAGTCTGAAAAAAACAGATTGCAGTTTAAACTTGATGACATCAATCAAAGGGCAAGAACTTCAAGTATTTCTGCAAGTTCTGGTGCTAAAAACATTATTGAAAACAAAAACAGACTTTCTGGTGTTGTTGGAACTGTTGAATCTTTAATTAGTGTAAAAGAAGAATATCATGTAGCTTTTAGTTTAATTACAGGTAATCATTTACAATCTGTTGTTTTTAAAACCGATGAAGATGCTAAAAAAGCAATTGAGTTTTTAAAAAGAAACAATTTTGGAAGAGTTAATGCATTGCCAGTTAACACTTTAAATCCATCTTCAATAGCTGAAGCACAAAAACAAGTTATTAAAAAAGCTC from the Entomoplasma ellychniae genome contains:
- the rpe gene encoding ribulose-phosphate 3-epimerase, producing the protein MNKTLTIAPSILSADFLDLRKELQKCVDAGIKIIHYDVMDFDFVPNLTFGSKILKDITNQFDLNIDIHFMIKVKTLNFSDFFNEFIKCKPLIMTMHIESMETEQIEIFIELCKKNKIKPSLAISPNTPVEEVNPYLKKIENILVMSVHPGFGGQAFLESCINKIEYLKKIRKEKNLDYTIEVDGGINETTCKIVSKAGADIVVAGSYLFESSNFEISLEKLND
- a CDS encoding thiamine diphosphokinase, which codes for MIKRVLIVCSESNINLNMFNNHNNFIIGVERGCLDLISKKIKIDLAISDFDRVLPAELAIIKDYAIKIDVQNCEKDYLDGELAILKAKEMYPNAPIVFISKQTKRYDMSLSAINLVKNYDIKFVNDETLIQKLPKGINELSFSNFEIYTYISFFAISHTKISIKNMKYNVKDFEFNSFDNKCISNALIINQNPIISTSKEIIVIASK
- a CDS encoding AAA family ATPase encodes the protein MLFLKQIRATGFKSFADTTILNFTKEMIGVVGPNGSGKSNITDSIRWALGEQSNKSLRGSNMDDIVFSGSVGRPAAEYAEVTLVFDNQRDIFSTLSTDIVEITRKFSKKNRESEFYINGVKCKLRDIQDIALETGLTKSSIAIISQGTISRFAEAKPDVRREIFDEAAGVAKYKKRKLETQRKLEKASDNLLRIKDISDEIGRRLPTLKKKAEKAEKYKHLAEELQNIELAVLAKDALTYEVELEKLRTAKRSLEIKTEKLANEINLSQDELDVMLSKSSSTDIEINELNSSFQKIVERVASLKTQKQKVDSKESEKHSEANIDEIKAINLKKEYDEKTISLHSEKDLVASFEAQEKEAKREYDQISDSFERIHLKRQEIESEKNRLQFKLDDINQRARTSSISASSGAKNIIENKNRLSGVVGTVESLISVKEEYHVAFSLITGNHLQSVVFKTDEDAKKAIEFLKRNNFGRVNALPVNTLNPSSIAEAQKQVIKKAPGFIGFANELVEIKENCQVVLDYIYGTAIVTKTFDDAVRLGRSINYRYGIVSLDGQRVMPRGAMSGGSVSKATNIFAAKRVDESINPETIAKNIQTLNNLYEDYQKEFNGLRESREKSSAKIQEIMSNIKVSKFSITSLESNLEVLSENYKILTGKELYADKNTSFSNESESIRISREIAKLESQRNEISVKLNILSNSRTQNSDRQHEINKDNKEKRNILNEWKDTLASVKSDLNMMENTNIIILQKLSEKYNLNLDAVREMSFDVIENVEQTRARILELSMELKEIGDVSIDSIEEYKGEQERFDYYDVQLKDIQEAIEKLESIIADIDIEMKTQFKKIVDDVNAALPEAFKKLFNGGTATLIYTDPDNILETGIDIDVQPPGKIIQNINLLSGGEKSLVALSVLFSILKVRPLPLVILDEVEAPLDVANVTRFAKYVREFVDVTQFIIVTHREGTMENCDILFGVTMQTKGITKIVNLDLKWDVIKKLLKN
- the plsX gene encoding phosphate acyltransferase PlsX, with protein sequence MYKIGYDVMGSDNGVEVAIQAASEFIKTRKELFLVFVGNEEEIKSALAKYKIDSNRFSIYPTTEFIDMRGSIMDIRRKRNSSMVKVLELLKAKEIDAMITAGNSAAFIAGSHFILGEIEGIKRAGFMPTIPTAIKNKVTLLLDVGANMECDEEDLLGFAKMATVYSQEVLKVSNPQTTLLNIGVEETKGTLLQKEAFKALSADPFINFLGNMEAREILSGQVDIIITDGYTGNMALKSLEGASKILMNEIKKELTSSFIKKIKALTLKKSFKAVGEKFDYKNHSGALLIGADGIAFKTHGSSDVKSWKGTLRMTCDAVENDVLNKIKRKAGNF
- a CDS encoding DAK2 domain-containing protein translates to MKNLTILIDSITSAVNNLYNNYPYIDKLNVFPVPDGDTGTNMNLTTTNAYKDVKDIDFKSVGDFLNSFSRGLIMGARGNSGVIFSQIIKGLAKGMQSSTELSTHEWKKGFAEAKNIAYKAVMKPVEGTILTVIREIADQIQSVDDSVDLKALWKKIITIGNEALENTPNLLQALKDVGVVDSGAYGLMKFFEGMNSVFQKNEIISKTDKLELNEGGNIEMDIETEFGYCTEGIVMLNENWISKLEVSAIRDQLQIYGNTSIVVVIDEDILKVHTHALSPGQILMFLQQYGDFKTIKVENMNLQADKQVKSSDDRQWEEKTTVVSERKLVNEVATIAVVPSEEMKKYFEKELGIDIAINGGSKMNPSTNDFLKAIEEVDAKTVFLMPNNGNVLLTAKQAEKEELKSKVVVVPTKTIQQGMVSSISFDPSNTVVKITKALTAAIKNVISFQISQAAKDSVVNGITVKKDQQMAIVDGKIVGTTSEISSVFEKHLSRYITSKTEMITIFVGQDASSKNVSQLRKFLDENCDVEYEIIEGGQKVYSFIIAIE
- a CDS encoding Asp23/Gls24 family envelope stress response protein, translated to MNSIDESVMKVIKDAIVTVPGVVSFSNFNADSRDELPTSEIEKAIEFTNTDNINRFRIHVIILSGVNIRDVLKEIQIRVKYELEKMSKFTVKYMADIVVDDLA
- the rpmB gene encoding 50S ribosomal protein L28 gives rise to the protein MARKDMLTGKGPLSGNSRSHALNATKRKWNLNLQKVKVMDENGQLFTIKVSARTLRTLKKQNLIVE
- the rnc gene encoding ribonuclease III is translated as MKNFFKNFGIIINNEELFITALTHNSYSNEKHLNYTYQRLEFLGDAVLQLYVSKYLYLNLKQFKEGKLTKTRSDLVRQETLAEISKKIGLGRMIRLGQGELKSKGYEKSSILADVFESVTAAIFLDQSEEVLEKWLFDTMIEFLKNNNIDSMTHDYKSELQEIIQAEIRSDLEYKIESSKAIEQDNKIEYTVSVNLDGIRYGIGKGFSKQEASQNAAKDCLLKLIKTSKNKL